Proteins encoded by one window of Chondromyces crocatus:
- a CDS encoding Hint domain-containing protein, with amino-acid sequence MSKLSFRNLVGLVSVSILASACTVTTDDAEEMPSPEVVREDMSRMKLRFEKTEKRTAIKLDLADEGQFRFVQNRMRRSGITAKSAPEIFERLTVARERAIALKAGVVGGGLDVQPLNAGGAAPEYCDTFAFTLEADANQFKTQGRAGCIDGLEYVYQDSYQFDENLNVLAFDYKESTGIDEPDGVADVELNSANPPVDRGVYADSFVFASKNGVDESYYHMTTQIVNAATETPVNINMSAPYDLNANNEIRLCLERDTESADCDYKHTTWGVCSGAAICDRNNNPAFPIYPGTTYNDDKLYMPMKGSSTPAAANSLVVDKASAWLSLSSPGDTTPAGGFCKADLTGAPQIRLQAFTAVRKGLVIEAFAPALGNATWPDYCVDHRQFVDLHLEVTTKDPVTGVQGPTFGFSSQKNADHISIWWGCMPAGTGITMADGNSVAIEKIVPGQKVVSNETGRTLTVMDVVQGSERKPLVRVIDSFGNSVSMTNTHPVPTVDARIIKAEELMIGDRIQTANGVAVVTHVEREDYEGVVYNLVLGTPEERAEMGQEETTMYANGVLIGDSQMQSLIKLRSDEAALAKRAESVPQWVRNEQAGIEKRRQARASK; translated from the coding sequence ATGAGCAAGCTGTCCTTCCGCAATCTCGTTGGCCTCGTCTCTGTCTCGATCCTCGCGTCTGCGTGCACCGTCACGACCGATGACGCCGAGGAAATGCCCTCCCCCGAGGTGGTCCGTGAGGACATGAGCCGCATGAAGCTGCGCTTCGAGAAGACCGAGAAGCGCACCGCGATCAAGCTCGATCTCGCCGATGAAGGCCAGTTCCGCTTCGTGCAGAACCGCATGCGCCGCTCGGGCATCACGGCGAAGAGCGCGCCCGAAATCTTCGAGCGCCTCACCGTGGCCCGGGAGCGGGCGATTGCGCTCAAGGCGGGCGTCGTCGGTGGCGGCCTCGATGTGCAGCCCCTCAACGCTGGCGGTGCGGCGCCCGAGTACTGCGATACCTTCGCCTTCACGCTCGAGGCCGACGCGAACCAGTTCAAGACCCAGGGCCGCGCGGGCTGCATCGACGGGCTCGAGTACGTCTACCAGGACAGCTACCAGTTCGACGAGAACCTGAACGTGCTCGCCTTCGATTACAAGGAGTCGACCGGCATCGACGAGCCCGATGGCGTGGCCGACGTGGAGCTGAACTCGGCGAATCCCCCCGTGGACCGGGGTGTGTACGCGGACAGCTTCGTCTTCGCGTCCAAGAACGGCGTCGACGAGTCGTACTACCACATGACCACGCAGATCGTGAACGCGGCGACCGAGACGCCCGTCAACATCAACATGAGCGCGCCGTACGATCTGAACGCGAACAACGAGATCCGTCTTTGCCTGGAGCGCGACACCGAGAGCGCCGACTGCGATTACAAGCACACCACCTGGGGTGTCTGCTCCGGCGCCGCCATCTGCGACCGGAACAACAACCCGGCGTTCCCCATCTACCCGGGGACCACGTACAACGACGACAAGCTCTACATGCCCATGAAGGGCTCCTCGACGCCGGCCGCAGCCAACTCGCTCGTCGTCGACAAGGCGAGCGCGTGGCTCTCGCTCAGCTCCCCAGGCGACACCACCCCCGCCGGTGGCTTCTGCAAGGCCGACCTCACGGGCGCCCCGCAGATCCGGCTCCAGGCGTTCACGGCGGTCCGCAAGGGGCTCGTGATCGAGGCCTTCGCCCCGGCGCTCGGCAACGCCACCTGGCCGGACTACTGCGTCGACCACCGCCAGTTCGTCGACCTCCACCTCGAGGTGACCACGAAGGATCCGGTCACCGGCGTGCAGGGGCCGACCTTCGGGTTCTCCTCGCAGAAGAACGCGGACCACATCTCGATCTGGTGGGGCTGCATGCCGGCCGGGACCGGCATCACCATGGCCGACGGCAACAGCGTGGCCATCGAGAAGATCGTCCCTGGCCAGAAGGTCGTGTCCAACGAGACGGGCCGCACCCTCACGGTCATGGACGTGGTGCAGGGCAGCGAGCGCAAGCCGCTGGTCCGGGTGATCGACAGCTTCGGCAACTCGGTGAGCATGACCAACACCCACCCGGTGCCCACCGTCGACGCGCGGATCATCAAGGCCGAGGAACTCATGATCGGCGACCGCATCCAGACGGCGAACGGCGTGGCGGTGGTGACCCACGTCGAGCGTGAGGACTACGAGGGCGTCGTCTACAACCTGGTCCTCGGCACCCCCGAGGAGCGCGCGGAGATGGGCCAGGAGGAGACGACCATGTACGCCAACGGCGTGCTGATCGGCGACTCGCAGATGCAGTCGCTCATCAAGCTCCGCTCCGACGAGGCCGCCCTCGCGAAGCGAGCCGAGAGCGTCCCCCAGTGGGTCCGGAACGAGCAGGCCGGCATCGAGAAGCGCCGCCAGGCGCGCGCCTCGAAGTAG
- a CDS encoding helix-turn-helix domain-containing protein — MRSRHTCYTSITPPPPLSHIVASCWAYQGYAPAHAKDRVLPSGTIEIIIPLRRQPLVVHEGDRGSRQLRGAVVTGIQSRFFDIDTAQQRDLLGVHVRAGCASGLLGIPADAIEEDHVELSALWGPAADALVDSLASAASLADAFTLLLEALTLQVRTTGGAARHPAVEGALTRLAEGGCETPVVELAAELGLSHRRFVELFRRDVGTTPKRFARLRRFQAVVRAAQEGPLTRGLPWSSIAQQTGHFDQSHLVHELRAFAGMTPGRLASLRPTHREVPLEERGQILPIPDDVRVPG; from the coding sequence ATGCGCTCCCGTCACACCTGTTACACGAGCATCACCCCACCTCCCCCACTGTCGCACATCGTGGCTTCCTGCTGGGCTTACCAGGGGTACGCGCCCGCGCACGCGAAGGATCGGGTCCTGCCCTCGGGGACCATCGAGATCATCATCCCGCTCCGACGCCAGCCCCTCGTGGTCCATGAGGGCGATCGCGGGAGCCGGCAGCTCCGCGGGGCGGTGGTGACGGGGATACAGTCACGCTTCTTCGACATCGACACGGCGCAGCAGCGCGATCTCCTGGGTGTCCACGTCCGTGCCGGCTGCGCGAGCGGGTTGCTCGGCATCCCCGCAGATGCGATCGAGGAGGACCATGTCGAGCTGAGCGCGCTCTGGGGACCTGCCGCCGACGCTCTCGTCGATTCGCTCGCCAGCGCGGCGTCGCTCGCCGACGCCTTCACCTTGCTCCTCGAGGCGCTCACGTTGCAGGTCCGAACGACAGGAGGCGCGGCCCGACATCCGGCCGTGGAGGGCGCACTCACGCGACTGGCCGAGGGAGGCTGTGAGACGCCCGTGGTCGAGCTGGCGGCAGAGCTCGGTCTGAGCCATCGGCGCTTCGTCGAGCTCTTCCGGAGAGACGTCGGGACGACGCCCAAACGCTTCGCCCGGCTGCGCCGCTTCCAGGCCGTCGTGCGCGCAGCGCAGGAGGGACCCCTCACCCGAGGCCTCCCGTGGTCATCGATCGCGCAGCAGACAGGTCATTTCGACCAGTCGCACCTGGTCCACGAACTCCGCGCATTCGCGGGCATGACCCCGGGCCGCCTCGCCTCGCTCCGCCCGACCCACCGAGAAGTCCCCCTCGAGGAGCGGGGTCAGATTCTTCCAATACCCGACGACGTCCGCGTGCCAGGGTGA
- a CDS encoding SDR family oxidoreductase, whose product MIVVFGSSGTVGRELVSHLVRAGHGPLRAVYHRHPVALYGVETVQVDVAQGRGIEDALRGARAVFLLTGDMPDQAGAELRVVEAAARAGVERLVKLSVLAAPSEAFPLARIHRAVERAIETTRIPFTFLRPGSFMQNFVLQYGHEIRAESRFSLPCGDAHDNHVDARDIARVAARCLTESGHEGRSYDLVGPEPLTYHEAAEKLSQAVGKTIAYVAISSDEFTRRMQATGAPRELAEGLLEMFRYHATSGVEQRSSAIREVTGQEPTSLAAFAREHAAAFRS is encoded by the coding sequence TTGATCGTCGTCTTCGGATCCAGCGGCACGGTGGGCCGCGAGCTGGTGTCGCACCTGGTGCGCGCAGGGCATGGCCCTCTGCGCGCCGTCTACCATCGCCATCCCGTCGCGCTCTACGGCGTCGAGACGGTCCAGGTGGACGTGGCGCAGGGTCGTGGCATCGAGGACGCGCTGCGAGGCGCTCGGGCCGTGTTCCTGTTGACGGGTGACATGCCCGATCAGGCAGGCGCAGAGCTGCGCGTGGTGGAGGCAGCCGCGCGTGCAGGGGTGGAGCGGTTGGTGAAGCTCTCCGTGCTGGCAGCGCCGAGCGAGGCGTTTCCTCTCGCGCGCATCCACCGCGCCGTGGAGCGCGCGATCGAGACGACGCGCATCCCCTTCACCTTCCTCCGCCCTGGCAGCTTCATGCAGAACTTCGTGCTCCAGTACGGCCACGAGATCCGCGCGGAGAGCAGGTTCTCGCTGCCGTGCGGCGACGCGCATGACAACCACGTCGATGCAAGGGACATCGCGCGGGTCGCGGCGCGTTGCCTCACGGAGTCAGGGCACGAAGGCCGCAGCTACGATCTCGTCGGTCCGGAGCCGCTGACCTACCACGAGGCCGCCGAAAAGCTCTCGCAGGCCGTGGGGAAGACCATCGCGTACGTGGCCATCTCCAGTGACGAGTTCACGCGGCGCATGCAAGCCACCGGAGCCCCTCGGGAGCTTGCCGAGGGACTCCTGGAGATGTTCCGCTACCACGCCACGAGCGGCGTCGAGCAGCGGTCGAGCGCGATTCGCGAGGTGACCGGACAGGAGCCCACGTCGCTCGCCGCCTTCGCGCGCGAGCACGCGGCCGCGTTCCGGTCCTGA
- a CDS encoding PA2169 family four-helix-bundle protein: MNQEAVTILNDLVETLKDGEKGFSVAAEDTKDATLKTLFSTYSQERAACARELQSLVTSLGGAPEQGGSVAGAAHRGWINLKAAVTGRDDAAILSECERGEDYAKSDYKKALDKTLPQEIRMVVERQYSAILKSHDRVKALRDQRKAASN; encoded by the coding sequence ATGAACCAGGAAGCCGTGACGATCCTCAATGACCTCGTGGAGACGCTGAAGGACGGCGAGAAGGGCTTCAGCGTGGCGGCCGAGGACACGAAGGACGCGACGCTGAAAACCCTCTTCTCGACGTACTCCCAGGAGCGTGCCGCGTGTGCTCGCGAGCTCCAGAGCCTCGTGACTTCGCTCGGCGGCGCACCCGAGCAAGGCGGCAGCGTCGCGGGAGCGGCGCACCGTGGCTGGATCAACCTGAAGGCGGCCGTGACGGGCCGAGACGACGCCGCCATCCTCAGCGAGTGCGAGCGCGGTGAAGACTACGCCAAGTCGGACTACAAGAAGGCCCTCGACAAGACGCTGCCGCAGGAGATCCGCATGGTCGTCGAGCGGCAGTACAGTGCCATCCTCAAGAGCCACGATCGGGTCAAGGCGCTGCGAGATCAGCGCAAGGCTGCCAGCAACTGA
- a CDS encoding carboxylesterase/lipase family protein — MTVSCSGSPEDLPTESANAQVQTEFGPVRGTVEETHRVFQGVPYAAAPVGAHRWRSPRPAEPWSEVLDATRPGPPCPQAAASFADVESLEEDCLTLNVTTPNTARTDALKPVMVWIHGGGGANGAGHFFGAKRLAVDEDVVVVTLNYRLGILGAFGHPGLEGAGTFGLQDQQAALRWVQQNIAAFGGDPRNVTLFGESYGGLAVVAQLASPTAETLFHRAAIQSSLAFMDYPEGTLMPDAPAIPSMWLSTPEVEALGQIMAAELGCVDPETALPCLRDLPVESLLPLSSVFTRFAFGDATLPEDPTVALRAGRFHRVPVLSGATRDEARLFIATFYDLADREVTKEGYDALLLQAFGGHAAAVKAKYPVDAYESPSVAWAAVVTDRVWALGTWQQTHALAHHTVMHAYEFADRNAPPIIPFPPGFPPGAHHSAEVVYQFQLDEHEADLTPEQWQLAADMNRYWANLARTGDPNDARLPSWPRFDAAASVPHVQSLAPGEGGIRSVDYVTEHHLAFWAGLE, encoded by the coding sequence ATGACCGTCTCGTGCAGCGGGTCACCGGAGGACCTGCCGACAGAGAGCGCAAACGCACAGGTCCAGACGGAGTTCGGGCCGGTGCGAGGGACCGTCGAGGAGACCCACCGGGTGTTCCAGGGAGTCCCGTACGCAGCAGCGCCGGTCGGAGCACACCGCTGGCGCTCACCCCGTCCGGCGGAGCCCTGGTCCGAGGTGCTCGACGCCACCCGACCAGGGCCTCCGTGCCCGCAGGCCGCCGCCTCGTTCGCCGACGTCGAGAGCCTGGAGGAAGACTGCCTCACCCTGAACGTGACCACCCCCAACACGGCGCGCACGGACGCGCTCAAGCCCGTGATGGTGTGGATCCATGGCGGCGGAGGCGCCAACGGCGCAGGCCATTTCTTTGGCGCGAAGCGTCTCGCCGTCGACGAAGACGTCGTGGTGGTGACCCTCAACTATCGCCTCGGCATCCTGGGGGCCTTCGGGCATCCCGGCCTGGAGGGGGCCGGCACGTTCGGCCTGCAGGATCAGCAGGCGGCCTTGCGGTGGGTCCAGCAGAACATCGCGGCGTTCGGAGGCGACCCCCGCAACGTGACCCTGTTCGGCGAGTCCTACGGCGGCCTCGCCGTCGTCGCACAGCTCGCCTCTCCCACCGCTGAAACCCTTTTCCATCGTGCCGCCATCCAGAGCAGCCTCGCGTTCATGGACTACCCGGAGGGCACCCTGATGCCCGACGCGCCAGCCATCCCCTCGATGTGGCTGTCGACCCCCGAGGTGGAAGCGCTCGGTCAGATCATGGCCGCGGAACTCGGCTGTGTAGATCCAGAGACCGCACTTCCGTGCCTGCGTGACCTCCCGGTCGAGTCCCTGCTGCCCCTCTCGTCGGTCTTCACCCGGTTCGCCTTCGGCGATGCGACCCTGCCCGAAGACCCGACCGTTGCGCTGCGGGCAGGTCGCTTTCATCGCGTCCCCGTCCTCTCGGGCGCGACCCGGGACGAAGCGCGCCTGTTCATTGCCACCTTCTACGACCTCGCAGATCGAGAGGTCACGAAAGAGGGGTACGACGCCTTGCTCCTGCAGGCTTTCGGAGGGCATGCCGCGGCGGTGAAAGCGAAGTATCCCGTGGATGCGTACGAGTCGCCGAGCGTCGCGTGGGCTGCCGTGGTCACCGATCGGGTATGGGCGCTCGGCACCTGGCAGCAGACGCACGCGCTCGCGCACCACACCGTGATGCACGCCTACGAGTTCGCGGATCGGAACGCCCCGCCGATCATCCCATTCCCTCCCGGTTTTCCTCCGGGCGCCCACCACAGCGCAGAGGTCGTCTATCAGTTTCAGCTCGACGAGCACGAAGCCGACCTCACACCAGAACAGTGGCAGCTCGCCGCCGACATGAACCGGTACTGGGCGAACCTGGCGCGCACTGGCGATCCGAATGATGCTCGGCTGCCCTCGTGGCCCCGTTTCGACGCGGCAGCGAGCGTCCCTCATGTCCAGTCCCTCGCGCCAGGTGAAGGCGGAATCCGCTCCGTCGACTACGTAACCGAGCACCACCTCGCGTTCTGGGCGGGCCTCGAATAG
- a CDS encoding cytochrome c3 family protein, whose translation MAFVFPPWSNTAIRAGIAALLLGGAAAIAAPMIYIRTSWNSGQGYAPVQPVQFDHRHHYQDGAIDCRYCHNTVERSATAGMPSMGKCMGCHGQIWNDSPKLEPVRQSYFSGLPLRWRRVHDLPDFVYFNHAIHVNKGVGCVTCHGRVDQMAAVQQVAPLTMKWCLDCHRAPEGHLRPLETITDMAWSPGGAGETVGHEVAAELGVQRLTHCSTCHR comes from the coding sequence ATGGCCTTCGTGTTTCCGCCCTGGAGCAACACAGCGATACGAGCTGGAATCGCCGCGCTCTTGCTCGGAGGTGCGGCTGCGATCGCGGCTCCCATGATCTACATCCGGACGAGCTGGAACTCTGGACAGGGGTATGCCCCGGTTCAGCCGGTCCAGTTCGATCATCGGCACCATTACCAGGATGGGGCGATCGATTGCCGGTACTGCCACAACACGGTCGAGCGGAGCGCGACGGCGGGCATGCCTTCCATGGGGAAATGCATGGGGTGTCATGGCCAGATCTGGAACGACAGCCCGAAGCTCGAACCGGTGCGCCAGAGCTACTTCTCCGGCCTCCCGCTCCGGTGGCGGCGCGTCCACGATCTGCCCGATTTCGTCTACTTCAATCACGCGATCCACGTGAACAAGGGGGTCGGTTGCGTGACGTGCCACGGGCGCGTGGACCAGATGGCCGCAGTCCAGCAGGTCGCACCGCTCACCATGAAATGGTGTCTCGACTGCCACCGCGCGCCCGAGGGGCACCTCCGGCCTCTTGAGACGATCACCGACATGGCCTGGAGCCCAGGAGGCGCTGGAGAGACGGTGGGACACGAGGTCGCCGCCGAGCTGGGCGTCCAGCGACTCACCCATTGCAGCACCTGCCACCGCTGA
- a CDS encoding Fe-S-cluster-containing hydrogenase: MVDDERKIWERAPGEPAAMADLEREFPEGADAPPGVSRREWLKLVGASLALAGATGCNVSRVEGILPYIEDPREVTPGIPRFYATSMELDGFATGLLVQSVHGRPTKVEGNPDHPASLGATGVLEQASVLGLYDPSRARRVRHGSGASSWEALVERFGAPRADRGAGLRFVLLPSSSPLVHDLVGRILERHPEARFAFHAPATSEAAWQGAELAFGRRLSPQRDVSLARVCLSLDADFLSSMPFSLRYARQFAERRRATGPGNEMNRLYVVETALSPTGSMADHRFARTPRGIASFAAAVVAELAQLRGDAAPRGVVDALSKLRAEGEERSLAQAVARDLAQGPGAGLVIAGDRQLPVVHALAHLANALLGSRSAAWTTESPLIQLGAAQQSLSELAEELRGGRVETLVVIEANPSYSTPLALDFSAAIRRAPESIYLGHHENETAADCTWFVPMAHYLESWGVARAWDGTLSTVQPLLRPLFEGRTASELLAVFAGDQRPDARRLLEDAARRNHQGGGFERWWAEALRRGTVEGSAFPRIDAELDEGRLAAALTAFAEGRAPAGSDIGGEAASEVVAEVVFAPCARLYDGRFANNAWLQELPDPVTKLTWDNAALLSPAMAQRLGVENEHVVEVTLDGRSLRTPVLVAPGHADGAVTLHLGYGRRGAEALGVGVGVDTYALHPADASTAAGMVVRRLDGERYPLARTQKHWSTHGRPIALTSTLEAYRAHPDFTASQKGKLPTLLPVVEPRGEQWAMTIDTSICTGCSSCMVACQAENNLHVVGKEEVRKSRDMHWLRIDTYYSGAIEAPEVVHQPMLCQHCEKAPCEYVCPTNATVHSPDGLNEMVYNRCVGTRFCSNNCPYKVRRFNFFDYTERGPLNDRLVRLQRNPEVTVRERGVMEKCTYCVQRIRKAGINARIEGRTVQPGEVVTACQQACPTGAIQFGSLTHREEKVVTWREEPRSYAVLHELGTRPRTAYLARINNPNPEIT; the protein is encoded by the coding sequence ATGGTCGACGACGAGCGCAAGATCTGGGAGCGAGCACCGGGTGAGCCAGCAGCGATGGCGGATCTGGAGCGCGAGTTCCCGGAGGGCGCCGACGCTCCGCCGGGCGTGAGCCGCCGTGAGTGGCTCAAGCTCGTCGGCGCGAGCCTCGCGCTCGCCGGGGCCACCGGGTGCAATGTCAGCCGGGTCGAGGGCATCCTGCCGTACATCGAGGATCCTCGGGAAGTCACGCCCGGCATTCCACGCTTCTATGCGACGAGCATGGAGCTCGATGGCTTCGCCACGGGGCTCCTGGTGCAGAGCGTCCATGGGCGCCCCACCAAGGTGGAGGGCAACCCCGACCATCCCGCGAGCCTCGGCGCGACGGGGGTGCTGGAGCAGGCCTCCGTGCTGGGGCTCTATGATCCGAGCCGCGCCAGGAGGGTCCGCCACGGCAGCGGGGCGTCGAGCTGGGAAGCGCTGGTGGAACGCTTCGGGGCGCCGCGCGCCGATCGGGGGGCAGGGCTGAGGTTCGTGCTGCTCCCGAGCAGCTCGCCGCTGGTCCACGATCTCGTCGGCCGCATCCTGGAGCGCCACCCGGAGGCGCGCTTCGCGTTCCATGCGCCCGCCACGAGCGAGGCGGCCTGGCAAGGAGCGGAGCTGGCCTTCGGGCGGCGGCTGTCACCCCAGCGGGATGTGTCGCTGGCGCGCGTCTGTCTCTCGCTCGACGCCGATTTCCTCTCGTCGATGCCGTTCTCGCTCCGGTATGCGCGGCAGTTCGCCGAGCGCCGCCGGGCGACGGGGCCGGGGAACGAGATGAACCGGCTCTACGTCGTGGAGACGGCGCTCAGTCCGACGGGGAGCATGGCGGATCATCGCTTCGCGAGGACGCCGCGCGGGATCGCCAGCTTCGCTGCGGCGGTGGTGGCCGAGCTCGCGCAGCTCCGCGGGGACGCCGCGCCACGAGGTGTCGTCGACGCCCTGAGCAAGCTGCGTGCGGAGGGGGAAGAGCGCTCGCTGGCGCAGGCCGTCGCGCGGGACCTCGCGCAAGGGCCTGGCGCGGGGCTGGTCATCGCTGGAGATCGCCAGCTCCCGGTGGTCCACGCGCTCGCGCACCTCGCGAATGCGCTGCTCGGGAGCCGGAGCGCGGCCTGGACCACGGAGTCGCCGTTGATCCAGCTCGGCGCAGCCCAGCAGAGCCTCTCGGAACTCGCCGAGGAGCTGCGCGGCGGCCGGGTGGAGACGCTCGTCGTGATCGAGGCCAATCCGTCGTATTCGACGCCCCTGGCGCTGGATTTCTCGGCGGCGATCCGGCGCGCGCCGGAGTCGATTTACCTCGGGCACCACGAGAACGAGACCGCCGCTGATTGCACCTGGTTCGTCCCGATGGCGCACTACCTCGAGTCCTGGGGGGTCGCACGCGCGTGGGACGGGACGCTCTCCACGGTGCAGCCGCTCCTGCGCCCGCTGTTCGAGGGGCGCACGGCCTCGGAGCTGCTCGCCGTCTTCGCGGGAGACCAGCGCCCGGACGCGCGCCGGCTCCTCGAAGACGCCGCGCGGCGCAACCACCAGGGTGGGGGCTTCGAGCGCTGGTGGGCCGAGGCGCTCCGGCGCGGTACGGTCGAGGGGAGCGCGTTCCCGCGCATCGACGCGGAACTCGACGAGGGGCGCCTCGCTGCGGCGCTCACCGCCTTCGCGGAAGGCCGAGCGCCGGCGGGGTCGGATATCGGAGGCGAGGCGGCATCCGAGGTCGTGGCCGAGGTGGTGTTCGCGCCGTGCGCGCGCCTGTACGACGGCCGGTTCGCCAACAACGCCTGGCTGCAAGAGCTGCCGGACCCGGTGACCAAGCTGACCTGGGACAACGCGGCGCTGCTCAGTCCGGCGATGGCACAGCGGCTCGGCGTGGAGAACGAGCACGTCGTCGAGGTCACGCTCGACGGTCGGTCGTTGCGAACGCCGGTGCTGGTGGCGCCAGGGCACGCGGACGGCGCGGTGACGTTGCACCTCGGCTACGGACGCAGGGGCGCGGAGGCGCTCGGGGTCGGCGTGGGCGTCGACACCTATGCCCTTCATCCTGCGGATGCGTCGACAGCGGCGGGGATGGTCGTGCGACGCCTCGATGGGGAGCGCTACCCGCTCGCGCGCACGCAGAAGCACTGGTCCACCCACGGGCGCCCCATCGCGCTGACGAGCACGCTCGAAGCCTACCGGGCCCACCCGGACTTCACGGCGTCCCAGAAGGGGAAACTCCCCACGCTGCTGCCCGTCGTCGAGCCGCGCGGCGAGCAGTGGGCGATGACGATCGACACCAGCATCTGCACCGGATGCAGCTCCTGCATGGTGGCCTGTCAGGCCGAGAACAACCTCCACGTGGTGGGCAAGGAGGAGGTGAGAAAGAGCCGGGACATGCACTGGCTGCGCATCGACACGTACTACAGCGGGGCGATCGAGGCGCCCGAGGTCGTGCACCAGCCGATGCTGTGTCAGCACTGCGAGAAGGCGCCTTGCGAGTACGTGTGCCCCACCAATGCGACGGTGCACAGCCCCGACGGGCTGAACGAGATGGTCTACAACCGCTGCGTCGGAACGCGGTTCTGCTCGAACAACTGCCCGTACAAGGTGCGCCGGTTCAACTTCTTCGATTACACCGAGCGCGGACCACTGAATGACCGGCTGGTGCGCTTGCAGCGCAACCCGGAGGTCACCGTCCGCGAGCGCGGGGTGATGGAGAAGTGTACGTACTGCGTGCAGCGCATCCGCAAGGCAGGGATTAACGCCAGGATCGAGGGCCGCACGGTGCAGCCGGGCGAGGTGGTGACGGCGTGCCAGCAGGCCTGCCCCACGGGCGCCATTCAGTTCGGCTCGCTCACGCACAGGGAAGAGAAGGTCGTCACCTGGCGCGAGGAGCCACGCAGCTACGCGGTGCTCCACGAGTTGGGGACGCGGCCTCGCACCGCTTACCTCGCGCGCATCAACAACCCGAACCCGGAGATCACCTGA
- the nrfD gene encoding NrfD/PsrC family molybdoenzyme membrane anchor subunit: protein MTEPLILGKPSDRELSEQLLSVVWRPQSRLWSLAFGAAGAGTALFFYCVYVTFTTGIGTWGNNIPVGWAFGIINFVWWVGIGHAGTFISAILLLLEQPWRTSINRFAEGMTLFAVIQAAMFPVLHLGRPWFAYWLAPYPSTLQVWPQFRSALPWDAAAITTYFTVSLLFWYVGLIPDFASLRDRAPGRLRRVIYGIFALGWRGSTRQLAHYRLLYVLLAGLATPLVVSVHSIVSSDFAMGLTPGWHATIFPPFFVAGAIFSGFAMVLTLLLPVRRIFHLENVVTQRHIGALAKMILVTAWIVIGAYIIEFFAAWYSASEYESYQYFIARPTAPGAAVFWVQMVCNAVVPQLLWSRRVRESGIALWIISVLVNVGMWAERYVIIVLSLQREFLPARWSEFVPTWVDIGLFVGTIGFFSLLFLIFLRLFPFIPVAEVKELNHELRKGHG, encoded by the coding sequence GTGACAGAGCCCCTGATCCTCGGCAAGCCTTCGGATCGCGAGCTGTCCGAGCAGCTCCTGTCGGTCGTGTGGCGACCGCAGTCGCGGCTCTGGTCACTCGCGTTCGGTGCTGCCGGGGCCGGGACGGCGCTGTTCTTCTACTGTGTGTACGTCACCTTCACCACGGGCATCGGGACGTGGGGGAACAACATCCCCGTCGGCTGGGCGTTCGGCATCATCAACTTCGTCTGGTGGGTGGGGATCGGGCACGCCGGAACGTTCATCTCCGCCATCTTGCTGCTCCTGGAGCAGCCCTGGCGGACGAGCATCAACCGCTTCGCCGAGGGGATGACGCTCTTCGCCGTCATCCAGGCGGCGATGTTCCCCGTGCTGCACCTCGGTCGGCCCTGGTTCGCCTACTGGCTCGCGCCCTACCCCTCGACGCTCCAGGTCTGGCCCCAGTTCCGGAGCGCATTGCCCTGGGATGCGGCGGCGATCACCACCTACTTCACGGTCTCGCTGCTGTTCTGGTACGTCGGCCTCATCCCCGACTTCGCGTCGTTGCGGGATCGCGCGCCGGGGCGGCTGCGGCGGGTGATTTACGGGATCTTTGCGCTCGGGTGGCGGGGGTCGACGCGCCAGCTCGCCCACTATCGGCTGCTCTATGTCCTGCTCGCAGGGCTGGCCACGCCGCTCGTCGTCTCGGTGCACTCCATCGTGAGCAGCGATTTCGCCATGGGGCTGACGCCAGGGTGGCATGCGACCATCTTCCCGCCCTTCTTCGTCGCTGGCGCCATCTTCTCCGGATTCGCGATGGTGCTGACCTTGCTGCTCCCGGTGCGTCGCATCTTCCACCTGGAGAACGTGGTGACCCAGCGCCACATCGGGGCGCTGGCCAAGATGATCCTGGTCACCGCCTGGATCGTGATCGGGGCCTACATCATCGAGTTCTTCGCGGCCTGGTACAGCGCCTCTGAATACGAGAGCTATCAGTACTTCATTGCGCGCCCGACCGCCCCTGGGGCGGCCGTGTTCTGGGTGCAGATGGTATGCAACGCCGTCGTTCCCCAGCTCCTGTGGTCCCGCCGGGTCCGTGAGAGCGGCATCGCGCTGTGGATCATCTCGGTGCTGGTGAACGTCGGGATGTGGGCCGAGCGCTACGTGATCATCGTGCTTTCCCTGCAGCGGGAGTTCTTGCCCGCGCGGTGGAGCGAGTTCGTCCCCACCTGGGTCGACATCGGCCTCTTCGTCGGGACCATCGGCTTCTTCTCCCTGCTCTTCCTGATCTTCCTGCGCCTCTTCCCGTTCATCCCGGTGGCGGAAGTGAAGGAGCTCAACCACGAGCTGCGAAAGGGGCACGGATGA